A region of Streptomyces deccanensis DNA encodes the following proteins:
- a CDS encoding ADP-ribosylglycohydrolase family protein has translation MTPLRLTWVQPEDLLGHELHQALQDGREPSAVAARWRAAGGPPAPLRAGASPHRASRYLRQLAEDLLDELADLPSQLSDDEPTDLPRIKALCGDWPAHPTQPTRPTSTTYAPRLEAAWLGRAAGCLLGKPVEKLPLPAIRRLAAATGNWPLTTWFTARGVPQDLLAAHPWNRRSAPTSLAENIDGMPEDDDLNYPLLNLLLLARHGRDFTTTDVATLWLDELPAGRTFTAERVAYRNLLTGIEPPHTARHRNPFREWIGALIRADVHGWTNPGDPAAAAEQAHRDATLTHTANGVYAAMFVAATIAEAATGTHDIHHCLRTGLTVVPPHSRLARAIHHALRLATEIRDFDTIVDELHATYADHHWVHAIPNTALLTAALTHADGDYTAAICRSVSGGWDTDSNGATAGSIAGLLTGSPTALPDRWTAPLKNRLATSIADFNGVGFDTLAHLTLRETPHP, from the coding sequence TCCAGGACGGCCGCGAGCCCTCGGCCGTCGCCGCCCGCTGGCGAGCCGCAGGCGGCCCCCCGGCCCCCCTCCGCGCCGGCGCCTCCCCCCACCGCGCCTCCCGCTACCTCCGCCAACTCGCCGAAGACCTCCTCGACGAACTGGCGGACCTGCCGAGCCAGTTGAGCGACGACGAGCCGACGGACCTGCCCAGGATCAAGGCCCTGTGCGGCGACTGGCCCGCACACCCGACCCAGCCCACCCGCCCCACCTCAACCACCTACGCACCTCGCCTGGAAGCCGCCTGGCTCGGCCGCGCCGCCGGCTGCCTCCTCGGCAAGCCCGTCGAGAAACTCCCCCTCCCCGCCATCCGCCGACTCGCCGCCGCCACCGGCAACTGGCCCCTCACCACCTGGTTCACCGCCCGGGGCGTCCCCCAGGACCTCCTCGCCGCCCACCCCTGGAACCGCCGCTCGGCCCCCACCTCCCTCGCCGAGAACATCGACGGCATGCCCGAGGACGACGACCTCAACTACCCCCTGCTCAACCTCCTCCTCCTGGCCCGCCACGGCCGGGATTTCACCACCACCGACGTGGCCACCCTCTGGCTCGACGAACTCCCCGCGGGCCGCACCTTCACCGCCGAGCGCGTCGCCTACCGCAACCTCCTCACCGGCATCGAGCCACCCCACACCGCCCGCCACCGCAACCCGTTCCGCGAATGGATCGGCGCCCTGATCCGCGCCGACGTCCACGGCTGGACCAACCCCGGCGACCCGGCCGCCGCCGCCGAACAGGCCCACCGGGACGCCACCCTCACCCACACCGCCAACGGCGTCTACGCGGCGATGTTCGTCGCGGCCACCATCGCCGAGGCGGCCACCGGCACCCACGACATCCACCACTGCCTCCGCACCGGCCTGACGGTCGTCCCCCCGCACTCCCGCCTCGCGAGAGCGATCCACCACGCTCTTCGACTGGCCACGGAGATCCGGGACTTCGACACGATCGTCGACGAACTCCACGCCACCTACGCCGACCACCACTGGGTCCACGCCATCCCCAACACCGCCCTGCTCACCGCCGCCCTCACCCACGCGGACGGCGACTACACGGCCGCCATCTGCCGCTCGGTGTCCGGCGGTTGGGACACCGACTCCAACGGTGCGACGGCGGGCAGCATCGCGGGCCTCCTCACCGGCTCCCCGACCGCACTCCCCGACCGCTGGACGGCACCCCTCAAGAACCGCCTGGCCACCTCGATCGCCGACTTCAACGGCGTCGGCTTCGACACCCTGGCCCACCTCACCCTCCGGGAGACCCCCCACCCATGA
- a CDS encoding CaiB/BaiF CoA transferase family protein, which yields MTQAPPPTQAYDPPLGHLRVLDLATLFAGPLAATMLGDFGAEVIKVEHPTKPDPSRGHGPSKDGVGLWWKLLGRNKRTLTLNLSTPGGRDTLLRLAATADVIIENFRPGTLEKWGLGWKELSAANPGLVLARVTGFGQFGPYAHRPGFGTLAEAMSGFAAITGEPDAPPVLPPFGLADSIAGLATAYAVMTALAARDRTGQGQTVDMAIIEPILTVLGPQPLWYDQLGHVQPRTGNRSANNAPRNTYRTADGSWVAVSTSAQSIAERVMRLVGRPELIDEPWFGSGAERAGNADVLDEAVGAWIARHTREEVIEAFEKAEAAVAPIQDVREVMTDPQYRALDTITTVDDPDLGPLRMQNVLFRLSATPGAIRWAGRAHGADTDSILTELGLSGLEIETLRREGAL from the coding sequence ATGACCCAGGCGCCGCCCCCGACCCAGGCGTACGACCCTCCGCTCGGCCACCTCCGCGTCCTCGACCTCGCCACCCTCTTCGCGGGCCCCCTCGCCGCCACGATGCTCGGCGACTTCGGCGCGGAGGTCATCAAGGTCGAGCACCCCACGAAACCGGACCCGTCGCGGGGCCACGGCCCGTCGAAGGACGGCGTGGGCCTGTGGTGGAAGCTGCTGGGCCGCAACAAGCGCACCCTGACGCTGAACCTCTCCACCCCCGGCGGCCGGGACACGCTCCTGCGCCTCGCCGCCACCGCCGATGTGATCATCGAGAACTTCCGCCCCGGCACCCTCGAGAAATGGGGTCTCGGCTGGAAGGAGCTGTCGGCGGCGAACCCCGGTCTGGTCCTCGCCCGCGTCACCGGCTTCGGCCAGTTCGGCCCGTACGCGCACCGCCCCGGCTTCGGCACGCTCGCCGAGGCCATGAGCGGATTCGCCGCGATCACCGGCGAGCCGGACGCCCCACCGGTCCTGCCGCCCTTCGGCCTGGCCGACTCCATCGCGGGCCTCGCGACGGCGTACGCGGTGATGACGGCGCTCGCCGCGCGTGACCGTACCGGACAGGGGCAGACGGTCGACATGGCGATCATCGAGCCGATCCTCACCGTCCTCGGCCCCCAGCCCCTCTGGTACGACCAGCTGGGCCACGTCCAGCCCCGCACGGGCAACCGCTCCGCGAACAACGCGCCCCGCAACACGTACCGCACGGCGGACGGCTCCTGGGTGGCGGTCTCCACCTCGGCCCAGTCGATCGCGGAACGGGTGATGCGGCTGGTCGGACGGCCCGAGCTGATCGACGAACCCTGGTTCGGTTCGGGGGCGGAGCGGGCCGGGAACGCGGACGTCCTGGACGAGGCGGTCGGCGCGTGGATCGCCCGCCACACCCGGGAGGAAGTGATCGAGGCGTTCGAGAAGGCGGAGGCGGCGGTGGCCCCCATCCAGGACGTACGGGAGGTGATGACCGACCCCCAGTACCGCGCCCTGGACACGATCACCACCGTCGACGACCCCGACCTCGGCCCCCTGCGCATGCAGAACGTCCTCTTCCGCCTCTCCGCCACCCCCGGCGCGATCCGCTGGGCGGGCCGTGCGCACGGCGCCGACACGGACTCGATCCTGACCGAACTGGGCCTGTCCGGCCTGGAGATCGAGACCCTCCGCCGGGAGGGCGCCCTGTGA
- a CDS encoding HpcH/HpaI aldolase/citrate lyase family protein: MTPRSSTSFPLTWLYVPGDRPEVVTKALASGAEVVIVDLEDAVAPDRKAYARAATAELLSTPPPVPVHVRVNALDTPDAEEDLETLAPLPGLTALRLPKITSPDEVARVAERTAPAEGGAVALYALLESALGVERAYDIATAHPALRGIALGEADLRADLAVSDDRALDWPRSRVILAARAAGLPSPAQSIYPDTRDLEGLAATSARGRALGFLGRAAIHPRQLPVIERAYTPTPQEVESAERTLRAATTTAGAQALPDGRFIDPAVVAAARRTLTLAARPSRL, translated from the coding sequence GTGACCCCCCGCTCGTCCACGTCCTTCCCCCTGACCTGGCTGTACGTCCCCGGCGACCGCCCGGAGGTGGTCACCAAGGCGCTGGCCTCCGGCGCGGAGGTGGTGATCGTGGACCTGGAGGACGCGGTCGCCCCCGACCGCAAGGCCTACGCCCGCGCGGCCACCGCCGAACTCCTCTCGACCCCGCCCCCCGTGCCGGTCCACGTACGCGTCAACGCCCTGGACACCCCGGACGCCGAGGAGGACCTCGAAACCCTCGCCCCGCTCCCCGGCCTGACCGCCCTCCGCCTCCCGAAGATCACGTCCCCCGACGAGGTGGCGCGGGTCGCGGAACGAACCGCGCCGGCGGAGGGAGGAGCGGTCGCCCTCTACGCCCTCCTCGAATCGGCGCTCGGCGTGGAACGGGCGTACGACATCGCCACCGCGCACCCCGCCCTCCGGGGCATCGCCCTCGGTGAGGCGGATCTCCGCGCCGACCTGGCCGTCAGTGACGACCGGGCCCTCGACTGGCCACGTTCCCGGGTGATCCTCGCCGCCCGTGCCGCCGGTCTCCCGTCGCCCGCGCAGTCGATCTACCCGGACACGAGAGATCTGGAGGGCCTGGCGGCCACGTCGGCGCGCGGGCGCGCGCTCGGGTTTCTGGGCCGTGCCGCGATCCATCCCCGTCAGCTTCCGGTGATCGAACGGGCCTACACCCCAACTCCCCAGGAGGTGGAGTCGGCCGAGCGGACCCTTCGAGCGGCGACCACCACGGCCGGGGCGCAGGCCCTTCCCGACGGGCGCTTCATCGACCCGGCCGTGGTCGCGGCGGCGCGCAGGACCCTGACCCTTGCGGCCCGCCCCAGCAGGCTTTGA
- the lgt gene encoding prolipoprotein diacylglyceryl transferase: MELAYIPSPSRGVLYLGPVPLRGYAFCIIIGVFVAVWLGNKRWVARGGRAGTVADIAVWAVPFGLIGGRLYHVITDYELYFSEGRDWVDAFKVWEGGLGIWGAIALGAVGAWIGCRRRGIPLPAYADAVAPGIALAQAIGRWGNWFNQELYGKPTDLPWAVEITSSTDGRLPGTYHPTFLYESLWCIGVALLVIWADRRFKLGHGRAFALYVAAYCAGRFWIEYMRVDEAHHILGLRLNNWTALLVFVLAVIYLVLSARKRPGREEIVEPGVSDGDGDEGASAVVAGDAEPESESKSEESSAEADAEEKKDAGASGAGGVKKEPESAEKS; this comes from the coding sequence ATGGAACTTGCCTACATTCCCAGCCCGTCGCGCGGGGTGCTGTACCTCGGTCCCGTCCCGCTGCGCGGCTACGCCTTCTGCATCATCATCGGTGTCTTCGTAGCCGTCTGGCTCGGCAACAAACGCTGGGTCGCGCGGGGCGGACGGGCCGGCACGGTCGCCGACATCGCCGTCTGGGCCGTGCCCTTCGGCCTCATCGGCGGGCGGCTCTACCACGTGATCACGGACTACGAGCTGTACTTCAGCGAGGGCCGTGACTGGGTGGACGCCTTCAAGGTCTGGGAGGGCGGCCTCGGCATCTGGGGCGCGATCGCCCTCGGCGCGGTGGGCGCGTGGATCGGCTGCCGTCGGCGGGGCATCCCGCTGCCCGCGTACGCCGACGCCGTCGCGCCCGGGATCGCCCTCGCCCAGGCGATCGGGCGCTGGGGCAACTGGTTCAACCAGGAGCTGTACGGCAAGCCGACGGATCTGCCGTGGGCCGTGGAGATCACGTCCTCCACGGACGGCCGGCTGCCGGGCACGTACCACCCGACCTTCCTCTACGAGTCGCTGTGGTGCATCGGCGTCGCGCTCCTCGTCATCTGGGCGGACCGCCGGTTCAAGCTCGGGCACGGGCGGGCGTTCGCGCTGTACGTCGCCGCGTACTGCGCGGGGCGGTTCTGGATCGAGTACATGCGGGTCGACGAGGCCCACCACATCCTCGGCCTGCGCCTCAACAACTGGACCGCGCTGCTGGTCTTCGTCCTCGCCGTGATCTACCTCGTCCTGTCGGCCCGCAAGCGGCCGGGGCGGGAGGAGATCGTCGAGCCGGGTGTCTCCGACGGTGACGGGGACGAGGGCGCGTCCGCTGTCGTGGCCGGTGACGCGGAGCCGGAGTCGGAGTCGAAGTCGGAGGAGTCTTCGGCCGAGGCTGATGCCGAGGAGAAGAAGGACGCGGGGGCTTCCGGCGCTGGGGGCGTGAAGAAGGAGCCCGAGTCGGCGGAGAAGAGCTGA
- a CDS encoding DsbA family protein: protein MSEKNREGKRTARERLAEEREKQKAAEKRRRVLIVGASVVCVLGLAAVIGVVAANAGKDDGSDASGPVVAPSGANGEDSLAIPVGDAGAKSTLSVWEDFRCPACKSFEDAYRSTIHELTEAGKLKVEYHLATLIDGNMGGSGSRKAAGAAACAQNEGKFPAYHDVLYENQPPETDDAFASETKLFDLAKKVDGLDTAAFRTCVEEGKHNSWVAKSNEAFQKGGFSGTPSVFLNGTNIYADQSMTPAKLKQMVEARAAG, encoded by the coding sequence GTGAGCGAGAAGAACCGTGAGGGAAAGCGCACCGCCCGGGAACGGCTGGCGGAGGAGCGCGAGAAGCAGAAGGCCGCCGAGAAGCGCCGTCGGGTGCTGATCGTGGGCGCCTCCGTGGTGTGCGTGCTGGGGCTGGCCGCCGTGATCGGCGTCGTGGCGGCGAACGCGGGCAAGGACGACGGGTCCGACGCCTCGGGCCCGGTCGTCGCGCCCTCGGGGGCGAACGGCGAGGACAGCCTCGCGATCCCCGTCGGGGACGCAGGCGCCAAGTCGACCCTCTCCGTGTGGGAGGACTTCCGCTGCCCGGCCTGCAAGTCCTTCGAGGACGCCTACCGCTCGACGATCCACGAACTGACCGAGGCCGGAAAGCTGAAGGTCGAGTACCACCTCGCCACCCTGATCGACGGCAACATGGGCGGCAGCGGCTCCCGCAAGGCGGCGGGCGCCGCGGCGTGCGCACAGAACGAGGGCAAGTTCCCCGCGTACCACGACGTGCTCTACGAGAACCAGCCGCCCGAGACGGACGACGCCTTCGCGAGCGAGACCAAGCTGTTCGACCTGGCGAAGAAGGTGGACGGGCTGGACACCGCCGCCTTCCGCACCTGTGTGGAGGAGGGCAAGCACAACAGCTGGGTCGCCAAGTCGAACGAGGCCTTCCAGAAGGGCGGCTTCTCCGGCACGCCGAGCGTCTTCCTCAACGGCACCAACATCTACGCGGACCAGTCCATGACCCCCGCCAAGCTGAAGCAGATGGTGGAGGCCAGGGCCGCCGGGTGA
- the trpA gene encoding tryptophan synthase subunit alpha, with protein sequence MSGNIQLLSDTLAAAKAEGRSALIAYLPAGFPTVDGGIAAIKAVFEGGADVVEVGLPHSDPVLDGPVIQTADDIALRGGVKIADVMRTVREAYEATGKPVLVMTYWNPIDRYGVERFTAELAEAGGAGCILPDLPVQESALWREHAEKHGLGTVFVVAPSSKDARLAEITAAGSGFVYAASLMGVTGTRESVGAQAQDLVERTRATGSGLPVCVGLGVSNAEQAAEVAGFADGVIVGSAFVKRMLDAPDEAAGLDAVRELAGDLAKGVRRGA encoded by the coding sequence GTGAGCGGCAACATCCAGCTGTTGAGCGACACCCTCGCCGCCGCCAAGGCGGAGGGCCGGTCCGCGCTGATCGCCTATCTGCCGGCCGGGTTCCCGACCGTCGACGGCGGTATCGCCGCGATCAAGGCGGTCTTCGAGGGCGGCGCCGACGTCGTCGAGGTCGGGCTGCCGCACAGCGACCCGGTCCTCGACGGACCCGTCATCCAGACCGCCGACGACATCGCCCTGCGCGGCGGCGTCAAGATCGCCGACGTGATGCGCACGGTCCGCGAGGCGTACGAGGCCACCGGGAAGCCGGTGCTCGTCATGACGTACTGGAACCCGATCGACCGCTACGGCGTGGAGCGCTTCACGGCCGAGCTCGCGGAGGCGGGCGGCGCGGGCTGCATCCTGCCCGACCTGCCCGTCCAGGAGTCGGCGCTGTGGAGGGAGCACGCGGAGAAGCACGGCCTCGGCACCGTCTTCGTGGTCGCGCCCAGCAGCAAGGACGCCCGGCTCGCGGAGATCACCGCGGCCGGCAGCGGCTTCGTCTACGCGGCCTCGCTGATGGGGGTCACGGGCACCCGGGAGTCGGTGGGCGCACAGGCCCAGGACCTGGTGGAACGCACCCGGGCCACGGGGTCGGGCCTGCCGGTCTGCGTCGGCCTCGGCGTCTCCAACGCCGAGCAGGCCGCCGAGGTCGCCGGGTTCGCCGACGGTGTGATCGTCGGCTCCGCGTTCGTGAAGCGGATGCTGGACGCTCCCGACGAGGCGGCCGGCCTGGACGCCGTACGGGAACTGGCGGGCGACCTCGCGAAGGGAGTACGCCGGGGCGCGTGA
- the trpB gene encoding tryptophan synthase subunit beta: MSSEFFIPDPEGHVPSAEGYFGAFGGKFIPEALVAAVDEVAVEYDKAKHDPEFARELDDLLVHYTGRPSSLTEVPRFAEHAGGARVFLKREDLNHTGSHKINNVLGQALLTKRMGKTRVIAETGAGQHGVATATACALFGLDCTIYMGEIDTQRQALNVARMRMLGAEVVAVKSGSRTLKDAINEAFRDWVANVDRTHYLFGTVAGPHPFPAMVRDFHRVIGVEARRQILERAGRLPDAAVACVGGGSNAIGLFHAFIPDAGVRLVGCEPAGHGIETGEHAATLTAGEPGILHGSRSYVLQDEEGQITEPYSISAGLDYPGIGPEHAYLKDSGRGEYRAVTDDAAMQALRLLSRTEGIIPAIESAHALAGALEVGKELGKDGLIVVNLSGRGDKDMDTAARYFGLYDEGADAEVAADAADLAEIEGDAK; the protein is encoded by the coding sequence ATGTCCAGTGAGTTCTTCATTCCCGACCCCGAGGGCCACGTCCCCAGCGCCGAGGGGTACTTCGGCGCGTTCGGCGGCAAGTTCATCCCGGAGGCGCTGGTCGCCGCCGTGGACGAGGTCGCCGTGGAGTACGACAAGGCGAAGCACGACCCCGAGTTCGCGCGCGAGCTCGACGATCTGCTCGTCCACTACACCGGCCGGCCCAGCTCGCTCACCGAGGTGCCCCGGTTCGCCGAGCACGCCGGGGGAGCGCGGGTCTTCCTCAAGCGCGAGGACCTGAACCACACCGGGTCCCACAAGATCAACAACGTGCTCGGGCAGGCCCTGCTCACCAAGCGCATGGGCAAGACCCGGGTGATCGCCGAGACGGGAGCGGGCCAGCACGGCGTCGCCACCGCCACGGCCTGCGCGCTCTTCGGCCTCGACTGCACCATCTACATGGGCGAGATCGACACCCAGCGGCAGGCCCTCAACGTCGCCCGGATGCGCATGCTCGGCGCCGAGGTCGTCGCCGTGAAGTCCGGCTCCCGCACCCTCAAGGACGCCATCAACGAGGCGTTCCGGGACTGGGTCGCCAACGTCGACCGCACCCACTACCTCTTCGGGACCGTGGCAGGCCCCCACCCCTTCCCCGCCATGGTCCGCGACTTCCACCGGGTCATCGGCGTCGAGGCCAGACGGCAGATCCTCGAACGCGCCGGACGGCTGCCCGACGCGGCCGTCGCCTGCGTGGGCGGCGGATCGAACGCCATCGGGCTCTTCCACGCCTTCATCCCGGACGCCGGCGTACGCCTCGTCGGCTGCGAGCCGGCCGGGCACGGCATCGAGACCGGCGAGCACGCGGCGACCCTGACCGCCGGGGAACCGGGCATCCTGCACGGCTCGCGCTCCTACGTCCTCCAGGACGAGGAGGGCCAGATCACCGAGCCGTACTCGATCTCGGCCGGCCTCGACTACCCGGGCATCGGCCCCGAGCACGCCTACCTCAAGGACAGCGGCCGCGGCGAGTACCGCGCCGTCACCGACGACGCGGCCATGCAGGCACTGCGTCTGCTGTCGCGCACCGAGGGCATCATCCCGGCCATCGAGAGCGCCCACGCGCTCGCCGGGGCCCTGGAGGTCGGCAAGGAGCTGGGCAAGGACGGGCTGATCGTCGTCAACCTGTCCGGGCGCGGCGACAAGGACATGGACACGGCCGCGCGCTACTTCGGCCTGTACGACGAGGGCGCCGACGCCGAGGTCGCCGCCGACGCGGCCGATCTCGCCGAGATCGAGGGGGACGCCAAGTGA
- the trpM gene encoding tryptophan biosynthesis modulator TrpM, with amino-acid sequence MFSITMTPRDPYARLARGCRPRGCRAPARRVHGRRVRYVIGDEPGQVNGMRWPRTRTRTPAGS; translated from the coding sequence ATGTTCTCGATCACCATGACCCCCAGGGACCCCTACGCCCGCCTCGCGCGCGGGTGCCGTCCCCGTGGCTGCCGGGCGCCCGCCCGTCGTGTCCACGGGCGCCGGGTCCGCTATGTCATCGGTGACGAGCCGGGTCAGGTGAACGGCATGCGATGGCCCAGGACACGTACGCGGACGCCTGCGGGCAGCTGA
- the trpC gene encoding indole-3-glycerol phosphate synthase TrpC, which produces MSVLDEIIDGVRADLAERQARVSLDELKERAAKAPAAKDGAAALRGDGVKVICEVKRSSPSKGALAAIADPAGLAADYEAGGAAVISVLTEQRRFGGSLADLEAVRARVDIPVLRKDFIVTSYQLWEARAYGADVALLIVAALDQPALESLIERAESIGLTPLVEVHDEDEVDRAVDAGARVIGVNARNLKTLEVDRTTFERVAPEIPDSIVKIAESGVRGPHDLIAYANAGADAVLVGESLVTGKDPKTAVADLVAAGEHPALRHGRS; this is translated from the coding sequence GTGAGTGTGCTCGACGAGATCATCGACGGAGTCCGTGCCGACCTCGCGGAGCGGCAGGCGCGCGTCAGCCTCGACGAGCTCAAGGAGCGCGCGGCGAAGGCTCCGGCGGCCAAGGACGGCGCGGCCGCGCTGCGCGGCGACGGCGTCAAGGTGATCTGCGAGGTCAAGCGTTCCAGCCCCTCCAAGGGCGCGCTCGCCGCGATCGCCGACCCGGCCGGGCTCGCGGCCGACTACGAGGCGGGTGGCGCGGCCGTCATCTCCGTCCTCACCGAGCAGCGCCGCTTCGGCGGCTCGCTGGCCGACCTGGAGGCCGTCCGCGCCCGCGTGGACATCCCCGTCCTGCGCAAGGACTTCATCGTCACCTCGTACCAGCTGTGGGAGGCGCGGGCGTACGGCGCCGACGTGGCGCTGCTGATCGTCGCGGCCCTCGACCAGCCGGCCCTGGAGTCGCTGATCGAGCGCGCCGAGTCCATCGGGCTCACCCCGCTCGTCGAGGTCCACGACGAGGACGAGGTCGACCGCGCGGTCGACGCCGGCGCCCGCGTGATCGGCGTCAACGCCCGCAACCTCAAGACCCTCGAGGTCGACCGCACCACGTTCGAGCGGGTCGCCCCCGAGATCCCGGACTCCATCGTCAAGATCGCCGAGTCCGGCGTCCGCGGCCCGCACGACCTCATCGCCTACGCCAACGCCGGCGCCGACGCGGTCCTCGTGGGCGAGTCCCTCGTCACCGGCAAGGACCCCAAGACGGCCGTCGCCGACCTGGTGGCCGCGGGCGAGCACCCGGCGCTGCGACACGGCCGGAGCTGA
- a CDS encoding DUF2752 domain-containing protein, producing the protein MRCVNAETTPTAHPAPTAPQRGRALRGLWVPAAALTVVGSAFAYVAAVDPNEPGHYQVCPLWRFTGLYCPGCGGLRSAHAFAHGDLATALTDNALAVAGFLGFAVLWTVWVVQVARGRPLRLRFGTVQMWSLGALALVFTVVRNLPFGGWLHP; encoded by the coding sequence ATGCGGTGTGTGAACGCCGAGACCACACCCACGGCACATCCCGCACCGACCGCGCCGCAGCGGGGCCGCGCGCTCCGCGGCCTCTGGGTGCCCGCCGCCGCGCTCACCGTCGTCGGCAGCGCCTTCGCGTACGTCGCGGCCGTCGACCCCAACGAACCCGGCCACTACCAGGTCTGCCCGCTGTGGCGCTTCACCGGCCTCTACTGCCCCGGCTGCGGCGGTCTGCGCAGCGCGCACGCCTTCGCGCACGGCGACCTCGCGACCGCGCTCACCGACAACGCGCTGGCCGTCGCGGGCTTTCTGGGATTCGCGGTGCTGTGGACCGTCTGGGTGGTCCAGGTGGCGCGCGGACGACCCCTGCGGCTTCGGTTCGGGACCGTTCAGATGTGGTCGCTCGGCGCGTTGGCGCTGGTCTTCACGGTTGTCCGGAACCTGCCGTTCGGTGGCTGGCTCCACCCTTGA
- a CDS encoding HGxxPAAW family protein — translation MAGSSHGHTPAAWTGVTIAFIGFCVSGAYMVMAQPLGFWAGMVIVVLGGVVGMVMRAMGMGQPKDAHAVYEKAAVRSGSAATSTTEPAAAQS, via the coding sequence ATGGCGGGCAGCAGCCACGGTCACACCCCGGCCGCCTGGACCGGCGTCACCATCGCCTTCATCGGTTTCTGCGTCTCGGGCGCCTACATGGTGATGGCCCAGCCGCTGGGATTCTGGGCCGGCATGGTCATCGTCGTCCTCGGCGGCGTCGTCGGCATGGTCATGCGCGCCATGGGCATGGGCCAGCCGAAGGACGCGCACGCCGTGTACGAGAAGGCGGCGGTGCGTTCCGGCAGCGCGGCCACGTCGACCACCGAGCCGGCCGCCGCCCAGAGCTGA
- a CDS encoding TIGR02234 family membrane protein, with protein sequence MGYVTAVPRPRSEPASVRSGRRSLALALISGALGAAVALLATRQRWSEGTITVAGGSFPLTAKGSDVTGVPASLAVVGLAALVAVFAVRRSGRVLVAALLALSGAGTVAAALLGAYDSAALDDKAAEASGDSGATVDALSHTGWPYVAAVGGALILLAGLLALRYGRLWPTMSGRYERDGTPRPRKARPVDPDRPEDMWKALDRGEDPTGHDPA encoded by the coding sequence GTGGGGTACGTGACCGCCGTACCTCGCCCCCGTTCCGAACCCGCGTCCGTCCGCTCCGGTCGGCGCAGTCTCGCGCTGGCCCTGATCAGCGGTGCGCTCGGCGCGGCCGTCGCGCTGCTCGCCACCCGGCAGCGCTGGTCGGAGGGCACCATCACGGTGGCCGGCGGCTCCTTCCCGCTGACCGCCAAGGGCAGCGACGTCACGGGCGTCCCGGCGTCCCTCGCCGTGGTGGGCCTCGCCGCGCTCGTCGCCGTCTTCGCCGTACGCCGCTCCGGGCGCGTCCTGGTCGCCGCCCTGCTCGCCCTCTCCGGCGCGGGCACCGTCGCCGCGGCGCTGCTCGGGGCGTACGACAGCGCGGCGCTCGACGACAAGGCGGCCGAGGCCTCCGGCGACAGCGGCGCGACCGTCGACGCGCTCAGCCACACCGGCTGGCCGTACGTCGCGGCCGTCGGTGGCGCGCTCATCCTGCTCGCCGGGCTGCTCGCCCTGCGCTACGGACGGCTGTGGCCCACGATGTCCGGCCGCTACGAGCGCGACGGCACCCCCCGGCCCCGCAAGGCCAGGCCGGTCGACCCCGACCGGCCCGAGGACATGTGGAAGGCCCTGGACCGGGGCGAGGACCCGACGGGACACGACCCCGCCTGA